The Persephonella hydrogeniphila genome has a window encoding:
- a CDS encoding thioredoxin family protein has translation MRSVVVFLLLVFSISYGDVKWYGLNDGFKKAQKEKKLVMIYIYSPKCHYCKEMDATTFKDKKVQDTINRYFVPIKVRKCSEDGMFVRAEYGYLGTPTFHFITPTGEKIKSIFGAWPKEDFLKILKYFYSGAYKTKPMTEYFMEEQ, from the coding sequence ATGAGATCTGTTGTTGTTTTCCTTCTTTTAGTCTTTAGCATTTCTTATGGAGATGTAAAGTGGTACGGATTAAACGATGGATTTAAAAAAGCTCAAAAGGAGAAAAAGTTGGTGATGATTTATATCTATTCTCCGAAATGCCATTACTGCAAGGAGATGGATGCAACAACATTTAAGGATAAAAAAGTACAGGATACGATAAACAGGTATTTTGTACCTATTAAGGTTAGAAAGTGCAGTGAAGACGGGATGTTTGTGAGGGCTGAATACGGATACCTTGGTACTCCAACGTTCCACTTTATTACACCGACTGGAGAAAAGATAAAAAGTATCTTTGGGGCATGGCCTAAAGAGGACTTTTTAAAAATCCTCAAGTATTTCTATTCAGGGGCTTATAAAACAAAGCCTATGACAGAGTACTTTATGGAAGAACAATAA
- a CDS encoding sigma-54-dependent transcriptional regulator: protein MGYRVLLIDDEESILKVIKKFLEDKGFYVDTAKTKSQALNQISRCNYSIILSDFRLPDGTGIDILEDFRKRDKETPFVIITAYGSINGAVEAIQKGASHYIAKPIDAENLLKIIQFLIQKKEKKGFDSKEEFAGIIGRSPLMRELFKEIDIVSKSESTVLIEGESGTGKELVAKAIHKLSKRKDKPFVAVNCSAIPVELFENELFGHEKGAYTGAVGQGKGKIELAGEGTLFLDEIGELDLVLQAKLLRVLQEKEFYRLGGSKTVPVKCRIIAATNRDLEKMVSEGKFREDLFYRINVVHLKVPPLRARKEDIPLLAKHFLKKYSEINGKNILDIDREAVEILMNYEWKGNVRELENAIERAVVMCQQDIILPEHLPPRITGADKRKDEYDFSGEINLLELEKKVILKVLEETGWNQTKTAEKLGISRKQLRTKMKNFGLLRTS from the coding sequence ATGGGGTACAGAGTATTATTAATAGATGATGAGGAGAGTATTCTTAAAGTAATAAAGAAATTTCTTGAAGATAAAGGCTTTTACGTAGATACAGCAAAAACAAAGTCTCAGGCACTGAATCAAATATCCCGCTGTAATTACAGTATTATACTGAGTGATTTCAGATTACCTGATGGAACAGGGATAGATATATTAGAGGATTTTAGAAAGAGAGACAAAGAAACACCATTTGTGATAATAACAGCCTATGGTTCAATAAATGGAGCTGTCGAAGCTATACAGAAAGGAGCTTCCCATTATATTGCAAAACCAATTGATGCTGAGAATCTTCTGAAGATAATTCAGTTTTTGATACAGAAAAAAGAAAAAAAAGGATTTGATAGTAAAGAGGAGTTTGCAGGAATAATAGGAAGATCTCCTCTGATGAGAGAGCTTTTTAAAGAGATAGATATAGTGAGCAAAAGTGAATCTACCGTCCTTATAGAAGGAGAAAGCGGAACGGGTAAAGAGCTTGTGGCTAAAGCTATTCATAAGCTTTCAAAAAGAAAAGACAAGCCTTTCGTAGCGGTGAACTGCTCAGCTATTCCTGTAGAGCTTTTTGAAAATGAACTTTTTGGGCACGAGAAAGGTGCCTATACTGGTGCTGTTGGGCAGGGAAAGGGAAAGATAGAGCTTGCAGGAGAAGGAACTCTTTTTCTTGATGAGATAGGAGAGTTAGATCTTGTTTTACAGGCCAAGCTGTTAAGGGTATTGCAGGAAAAGGAATTCTATAGATTAGGAGGCTCAAAAACAGTTCCTGTCAAGTGCAGGATAATAGCTGCTACAAATAGAGATTTAGAAAAGATGGTATCCGAAGGAAAATTTAGAGAAGACCTATTTTATAGAATCAATGTGGTTCATCTTAAAGTTCCTCCTCTCAGGGCAAGGAAAGAAGATATTCCCCTCCTCGCAAAACACTTTCTTAAAAAATACAGTGAGATAAACGGGAAAAACATACTTGATATAGATAGAGAGGCTGTTGAGATATTGATGAACTATGAGTGGAAGGGAAATGTTAGAGAGTTGGAGAATGCGATAGAGAGGGCTGTTGTTATGTGCCAGCAGGATATTATCCTACCTGAACATCTTCCACCGAGAATAACAGGTGCAGACAAAAGAAAAGATGAATATGATTTCTCTGGTGAAATAAATCTTTTAGAGTTAGAAAAAAAAGTAATACTAAAGGTATTAGAAGAAACCGGATGGAATCAAACAAAGACAGCTGAGAAATTGGGTATATCCAGAAAACAACTCAGGACAAAAATGAAAAACTTTGGTCTACTACGGACATCTTAA
- a CDS encoding ATP-binding protein, whose product MTLDYFKKLSIRWKVALATSIYILFVLLGAIFFTAFSFEQKLLKEKNQNIVENIKNIIESYKDSFVLRNLEKIDEMIKKIDELPSVFYVSVLDVDGRIIGDTEISNLGFVNKKLLQEFNKEPAIKKDKNIISFYYPVKIDTENIGFVVSKYNLDILKYTIDREILKILLQTLAIASLVILVSFAGVFVISGYMVKPLINLKNKITKITTTYIDSSEIDLKPVDAINPDKKCIKEISEACWLISENAGDILLSLGDKSLKECSVCEKFKQLSGDEIHQLNYSFYMMVASLKEYLRKLDEAHRERETLNCMATMGEMSAKIAHEVKNALYAIGNAANYLRNNIENDLVREFSGVIKEEVNRLNKMTVSFLNFSKLIEPVFEKGNLNKEINNSVMLLKPDMDYENIKLLLEFDEKLPDFSFDKNLMKQVIFNLVLNSIDALREKDSKDKFIKIKTEYIKMSDREIARIIVEDNGTGISREHRDKIFQPFFTTKPKGTGLGLPMVYKIIFSHNGAISMETEEGRGTKFIIDFRLK is encoded by the coding sequence ATGACATTAGATTACTTTAAAAAGCTATCTATAAGATGGAAAGTTGCCCTTGCAACATCTATTTATATTCTCTTTGTACTCCTTGGAGCTATATTTTTTACAGCGTTCAGTTTTGAACAAAAGCTTTTGAAGGAAAAAAATCAGAATATTGTAGAAAACATAAAAAATATTATTGAAAGTTATAAAGACAGCTTTGTCCTCAGAAATTTAGAAAAAATTGATGAAATGATAAAAAAGATAGACGAGCTGCCCTCGGTATTTTATGTTTCTGTACTGGATGTTGACGGTAGAATTATAGGAGATACAGAAATATCAAATTTAGGATTTGTAAACAAAAAACTACTACAAGAGTTTAATAAAGAACCTGCTATAAAAAAAGATAAAAATATAATTTCCTTTTACTATCCTGTTAAAATAGATACAGAAAATATAGGATTTGTTGTCTCCAAATACAATCTCGATATACTGAAGTACACAATAGATAGAGAAATACTCAAGATACTGCTCCAGACACTTGCGATAGCATCTCTGGTTATTCTTGTGTCTTTCGCCGGTGTTTTTGTTATATCTGGATATATGGTAAAACCTCTCATAAATCTCAAAAATAAGATAACAAAGATAACAACAACATATATTGATAGTTCTGAGATTGACCTAAAACCTGTAGATGCAATAAATCCAGATAAAAAATGCATAAAAGAAATATCAGAGGCTTGCTGGCTGATATCTGAAAATGCAGGAGATATACTGTTGTCCCTTGGAGATAAATCCCTCAAAGAATGCTCGGTTTGCGAAAAATTTAAGCAACTTTCAGGAGATGAAATACACCAGCTAAATTACTCATTCTACATGATGGTAGCCTCATTAAAAGAATACCTGAGAAAGTTAGATGAAGCCCACAGAGAAAGAGAAACACTTAACTGTATGGCAACAATGGGTGAGATGAGTGCGAAAATCGCCCACGAGGTAAAAAACGCCCTTTATGCGATAGGAAATGCAGCAAATTACCTTAGAAACAATATAGAAAATGACCTTGTCAGAGAGTTCTCCGGAGTTATAAAGGAAGAAGTAAACAGACTGAACAAAATGACTGTATCTTTTCTTAATTTTTCAAAGCTTATTGAACCTGTTTTTGAGAAAGGAAATCTAAATAAAGAAATCAATAACTCTGTTATGCTTCTAAAACCAGATATGGATTATGAAAATATAAAACTACTCCTTGAATTTGATGAAAAACTACCAGATTTTTCCTTCGATAAAAACTTGATGAAACAGGTCATTTTCAATCTTGTGCTGAATAGTATAGATGCCCTTAGAGAAAAAGATTCAAAAGATAAATTTATAAAGATAAAGACCGAATATATAAAGATGAGCGACAGAGAGATTGCAAGGATAATAGTTGAAGACAATGGAACAGGTATATCCAGAGAACACAGAGACAAAATTTTTCAGCCGTTTTTTACAACAAAACCTAAAGGTACAGGTCTGGGGCTACCTATGGTGTACAAGATAATATTCAGCCATAACGGAGCTATAAGCATGGAAACAGAAGAAGGAAGGGGAACAAAGTTTATTATAGACTTCAGGCTAAAATGA
- the soxZ gene encoding thiosulfate oxidation carrier complex protein SoxZ gives MARTALIKLRPRRYKKGDLVRVDSVIMHPMHTGLVKDKKTGKIIPPHYITKVEVYYGDELVTSIDVNASVSANPYFSFYIKADKTAPLKMVWKDNKGEVTEKTVKIKPH, from the coding sequence ATGGCGAGAACAGCTTTAATAAAACTCAGACCAAGAAGATATAAAAAAGGAGACCTTGTAAGAGTTGATTCTGTTATTATGCACCCTATGCATACAGGTCTTGTTAAAGACAAGAAAACAGGAAAAATCATACCTCCCCATTATATAACAAAGGTTGAGGTTTATTACGGAGACGAACTTGTGACATCAATTGATGTAAATGCATCTGTCAGTGCTAACCCTTACTTCTCATTCTATATAAAGGCTGATAAAACAGCTCCTCTAAAAATGGTATGGAAGGATAATAAAGGGGAAGTGACTGAAAAAACTGTAAAAATCAAGCCACATTAA
- the soxX gene encoding sulfur oxidation c-type cytochrome SoxX, producing MRMNYLYSLIAGVIGLLLITADSKAGKIEFEHPDAKEIMLKDIPPGPRHYAIPSNCKLDNPDFIKKMAPKGKKLFNNKKAANCVACHCAPGSKGCGNIGPNLAHYKNTLMKAPYLGGQKKTVSWLFQRVADYRVQIPPEYKNEPYFNIMTVNLTTGKLSYDDVCAITAFLLTLE from the coding sequence ATGAGAATGAATTATCTTTACAGCCTGATTGCAGGGGTTATTGGCTTACTTCTGATAACAGCTGATTCTAAAGCTGGAAAAATAGAGTTTGAGCATCCTGATGCAAAAGAGATAATGCTTAAAGATATTCCTCCTGGACCAAGACATTATGCTATCCCGTCAAACTGCAAACTGGATAATCCTGATTTTATCAAAAAGATGGCTCCAAAAGGGAAAAAACTTTTTAACAACAAAAAAGCCGCCAACTGTGTTGCCTGTCACTGTGCTCCCGGTTCAAAAGGATGTGGAAATATAGGACCAAATCTTGCCCACTATAAAAATACACTTATGAAAGCTCCTTATCTTGGAGGACAGAAAAAAACAGTTTCATGGCTTTTTCAGAGAGTTGCCGATTACAGAGTTCAGATACCACCTGAGTATAAAAATGAACCTTATTTCAACATAATGACTGTTAACCTTACAACAGGAAAGCTCTCTTACGACGATGTATGTGCTATAACAGCATTCCTTTTAACTCTGGAGTAA
- a CDS encoding DUF302 domain-containing protein produces MIKRFVFVVLLAGFFISVTGCITAMEWSTRDEDDDEYIPPKKVAVEKKKNSEKKGYNPQFTDEEEEIPDIYEAVVDMPYEEADLLLRSALEEENFKIIKVSHVTKGMEEQGRKDFWKDMNIYLVCKLSDGYFVLRHNPQLVGFCPYRVYTYRNKDGLLVIGMVKPSMAVRYMGNPDLKAIEILKKHDFQLKRIIDEITSK; encoded by the coding sequence TTGATAAAAAGGTTTGTGTTTGTGGTTTTACTGGCAGGTTTTTTTATTTCTGTAACTGGTTGTATAACAGCTATGGAATGGTCAACAAGAGATGAAGATGATGATGAGTATATTCCTCCGAAAAAAGTAGCTGTTGAAAAAAAGAAAAATTCAGAGAAAAAAGGGTACAATCCACAGTTTACAGATGAGGAAGAAGAAATCCCCGATATATATGAGGCTGTTGTTGATATGCCTTATGAGGAGGCAGACTTACTTCTCAGATCAGCCCTTGAAGAAGAAAACTTCAAAATCATAAAAGTATCCCATGTAACAAAGGGGATGGAAGAACAGGGAAGGAAGGATTTCTGGAAAGATATGAATATATATCTGGTATGTAAACTTTCTGACGGGTATTTCGTTTTGAGGCATAATCCCCAGCTTGTGGGATTTTGTCCCTACAGAGTATATACCTACAGAAATAAAGACGGACTTCTTGTCATAGGAATGGTTAAACCATCAATGGCAGTCAGGTACATGGGAAATCCAGACCTGAAAGCCATTGAGATTCTAAAGAAACACGATTTTCAGCTTAAAAGAATAATTGATGAGATCACATCTAAATAA
- the soxA gene encoding sulfur oxidation c-type cytochrome SoxA, with protein MRMKYIFLGLSAALFTGALAEEAGQAISPEDWKLYEEGINPGEVFAEEVGGTLFEKPMGPKKISCASCHAKNGDIEERVATAAAYYPKYDKDAGMIINLEQRIQICQSKHMDMKPFKLKSKENTAITTYLYYLAQGTKINVDTQSPMAKEYLKYGRYIFTLKRGVRNLSCQVCHEFAAGKVLRMQWLKPLGFEYNGIKGTTAADHWPAFRMTKNKVQTLQQRFQGCQKQGGQKKLPLGSKEMVALELYVKSLSNGAELKTPGLRR; from the coding sequence ATGAGGATGAAATATATTTTTTTAGGCTTGTCAGCGGCTCTTTTTACAGGAGCTTTAGCTGAAGAAGCAGGACAGGCTATATCTCCTGAAGACTGGAAGCTTTACGAAGAAGGAATTAATCCCGGTGAGGTCTTTGCTGAAGAAGTAGGAGGAACCCTTTTTGAAAAACCTATGGGACCCAAAAAAATATCCTGTGCCTCCTGCCATGCAAAAAATGGAGATATAGAAGAGAGAGTGGCAACAGCTGCAGCCTACTATCCTAAATACGACAAAGATGCAGGGATGATAATAAACTTAGAACAGAGAATCCAGATATGCCAGTCAAAACATATGGATATGAAACCTTTTAAACTAAAAAGCAAGGAAAATACAGCTATCACAACATACCTGTACTACCTTGCACAGGGAACAAAGATAAATGTTGATACCCAATCTCCAATGGCGAAAGAGTACCTCAAATACGGAAGGTATATTTTCACATTGAAAAGAGGTGTAAGGAATCTTTCCTGTCAGGTATGTCATGAGTTTGCTGCCGGAAAAGTTCTCAGAATGCAGTGGCTTAAACCACTGGGATTTGAGTACAACGGTATAAAAGGAACAACAGCAGCAGATCACTGGCCTGCTTTCAGAATGACAAAAAATAAAGTCCAGACATTACAGCAGAGATTTCAGGGCTGTCAGAAACAGGGAGGACAGAAAAAACTTCCTCTCGGTTCTAAGGAGATGGTAGCCCTTGAACTGTATGTAAAATCCCTCTCAAACGGAGCAGAACTGAAAACACCTGGGTTGAGAAGATAG
- the soxY gene encoding thiosulfate oxidation carrier protein SoxY, which produces MNRRKFLKMTAVAGAVVAVSPSIPVDSFKVNAQPKKRSFEDALKEITKGKTPVEAPNEVKLIAPSIAENGAVVPIKVEVKKPIKDVKAIHILADKNFDPWTCSVHLTPQNGKPYFATRIRLAKTMNVYAVAELSDGSFIMTKKPVKVTIGGCG; this is translated from the coding sequence ATGAACAGAAGAAAATTTCTGAAGATGACAGCTGTTGCAGGGGCTGTCGTTGCAGTAAGTCCATCAATACCTGTTGACAGCTTTAAGGTTAACGCCCAGCCCAAAAAAAGAAGCTTCGAAGATGCTTTAAAGGAAATAACTAAGGGTAAAACTCCGGTGGAAGCACCAAATGAGGTAAAACTTATAGCCCCATCTATAGCTGAGAACGGAGCCGTTGTTCCTATAAAAGTTGAAGTAAAGAAACCGATCAAGGATGTTAAAGCAATACATATACTTGCAGACAAAAACTTTGATCCGTGGACGTGTAGTGTTCATCTAACTCCTCAAAATGGAAAACCTTATTTTGCTACAAGAATCAGACTTGCAAAAACAATGAATGTTTATGCTGTTGCAGAGCTTTCTGACGGTTCATTCATAATGACAAAAAAGCCTGTAAAAGTCACTATAGGTGGATGTGGTTAA
- the soxB gene encoding thiosulfohydrolase SoxB translates to MNLSRRDFLELAAIAGISLTGGNALAQLNKLSPEKLMEFRPVGNVTLLHICDMHAHLKPLYWREPSTLLSHPSLVGEPGFLCGKAFLEYYGIKPGTLRAYFDTYIDFEELAHKYGKMGGAAYMATLVKQIIAERGKDKVLFMDSGDTWQGTAVALFTKGKAIVDVQNALGIDVMVGHWEFTYGKERVLELVENHLKADFIAQNIADEMWEELVFAPYVIKEVGGTKIGIIGNAFPYTPIANPKQFTQGWTFGIQPERLQQFVNELREEKKVDLVVLLSHDGFALDQALAKMIKGIDIIFSGHTHDPAPKPIFVNNTMIVIAGSHGKYLGRLDLEVKNGKIKKWNYKLIPVASNFIKPDPEVEKLVKDIYSPYEKKLSEKLAKTEQILYKRDTFYSTFDRVICEAIREETDAEIVFTPGYRWGTTVLPGEYITVDNVYEMTAITYPDVYTFEMTGEKLKMILEDVADNAFNKNPLYQQGGDMSRLLGVEYEIKLGAPAGKRLRNIRVNGKDLDPKRSYVVSAWGGNLYRAGKNVRPKHRPVYDIVIDYLRRHKTVNPPLKSNVKVLDIKCGCPEKGGICS, encoded by the coding sequence ATGAATCTGAGCAGAAGAGATTTTTTAGAACTTGCAGCTATAGCCGGTATTTCACTAACAGGGGGAAATGCCCTTGCCCAACTAAACAAGCTTTCTCCTGAAAAATTGATGGAGTTTAGACCGGTTGGAAATGTTACACTCCTTCATATATGTGATATGCATGCCCATCTCAAACCTCTTTACTGGAGGGAACCATCAACCCTTCTTTCTCATCCATCTCTTGTAGGAGAACCGGGATTTTTATGCGGTAAAGCTTTTCTTGAGTATTACGGTATAAAACCAGGAACTCTGAGGGCTTACTTTGATACATACATAGATTTTGAGGAGCTCGCCCACAAATACGGAAAAATGGGTGGTGCTGCCTACATGGCAACTCTTGTTAAGCAGATAATAGCAGAAAGAGGAAAAGATAAGGTTCTTTTTATGGATTCAGGAGATACATGGCAGGGAACTGCCGTTGCTCTATTCACAAAGGGAAAAGCTATAGTTGATGTCCAGAATGCCCTTGGAATAGATGTAATGGTAGGACACTGGGAGTTTACATATGGTAAGGAAAGAGTGCTTGAACTTGTGGAGAACCATCTGAAAGCAGATTTTATAGCCCAGAATATCGCCGATGAGATGTGGGAAGAGCTTGTTTTCGCCCCTTATGTAATAAAAGAAGTTGGTGGTACAAAGATAGGTATAATCGGAAATGCATTTCCTTACACACCTATAGCAAATCCAAAACAGTTTACACAGGGATGGACTTTTGGTATTCAGCCTGAAAGACTCCAGCAGTTTGTTAACGAACTGAGGGAGGAAAAGAAGGTAGATCTTGTTGTTTTACTATCCCATGATGGATTTGCACTGGATCAGGCTCTGGCAAAGATGATCAAAGGCATAGATATCATCTTCAGTGGTCATACACATGACCCTGCTCCAAAGCCGATATTTGTAAATAACACAATGATAGTAATAGCTGGCTCCCACGGAAAATACCTTGGAAGATTAGACCTTGAGGTCAAAAACGGAAAGATAAAGAAATGGAACTACAAGCTTATACCTGTTGCCTCAAACTTTATAAAACCTGATCCTGAAGTTGAAAAACTTGTAAAGGATATATACAGCCCTTATGAGAAAAAACTGTCTGAAAAACTGGCAAAGACAGAACAGATTCTTTACAAGAGAGACACATTTTATTCAACATTTGACAGGGTAATATGTGAAGCAATCAGAGAAGAAACAGATGCTGAAATTGTCTTTACTCCCGGATACAGATGGGGAACTACAGTTCTTCCGGGGGAATATATAACTGTTGATAATGTTTACGAGATGACAGCCATAACCTATCCAGATGTTTATACATTTGAGATGACCGGTGAGAAGCTAAAGATGATTCTTGAAGATGTTGCTGATAATGCATTTAACAAAAATCCCCTTTATCAGCAGGGTGGGGATATGAGCAGGCTTTTAGGTGTTGAGTATGAGATAAAGCTTGGAGCTCCTGCAGGTAAAAGACTAAGAAATATTAGAGTAAACGGGAAAGATTTAGACCCAAAGAGGTCTTATGTAGTATCGGCGTGGGGTGGGAACCTCTATAGAGCAGGTAAGAATGTAAGACCAAAACACAGACCTGTTTACGATATTGTTATCGATTATCTGAGAAGACATAAAACCGTAAATCCACCTCTAAAATCAAATGTAAAGGTTTTAGACATCAAATGCGGTTGTCCTGAAAAAGGAGGTATCTGTTCTTGA
- a CDS encoding phosphate/phosphite/phosphonate ABC transporter substrate-binding protein, which translates to MKLPVGLVAFFIFIYSSFASERLILAVLSSGNPVEEYKRFKALSSYLSEKLGREIQLKIFGKYKDLLQFYEENTVDISISCPVVYYKIQEKHNVIPAAVIKIKGHVMEAGVIVVRKDSNIHSVQDIKGKKLTLGSSICASNCIMPLYILSKNGIKYTDIPDMWSSGSDKAAILSVISGLADAAGVKEESAEKFLNKGIKIIAKSPYVPRYVVAIHGDLPKNLQKKIMEILYSLRDKKTLNRLGIDGFEKPDKDMFRIIKDYNDILSQYPLLQ; encoded by the coding sequence ATGAAACTCCCGGTAGGGCTCGTTGCTTTTTTTATCTTCATTTATTCCTCCTTTGCATCTGAACGGCTGATTCTGGCCGTTCTTTCTTCTGGAAATCCTGTAGAAGAGTACAAAAGATTTAAAGCATTATCTTCTTACCTCTCTGAGAAATTAGGAAGGGAAATTCAGCTAAAAATATTTGGGAAATACAAAGACCTTTTACAGTTCTACGAAGAAAATACAGTTGATATATCTATATCCTGTCCTGTTGTTTATTACAAAATTCAAGAAAAGCATAATGTAATACCGGCAGCTGTCATAAAGATAAAGGGACATGTTATGGAAGCAGGTGTTATCGTAGTAAGGAAAGACAGTAACATACATTCTGTACAGGATATAAAAGGAAAAAAACTTACCCTTGGAAGTAGTATATGTGCCAGCAACTGTATTATGCCTCTTTATATATTGAGTAAGAACGGTATAAAATACACCGATATTCCTGATATGTGGAGCTCAGGAAGTGATAAAGCTGCAATTCTGTCTGTTATATCGGGTCTTGCAGATGCAGCAGGGGTGAAAGAGGAAAGTGCCGAAAAGTTCTTAAATAAAGGCATAAAAATAATAGCAAAATCTCCTTATGTTCCCAGATATGTTGTTGCGATCCATGGAGATCTCCCGAAAAATTTGCAGAAAAAAATAATGGAGATACTTTACTCATTAAGGGATAAAAAAACACTTAATAGGCTTGGTATTGATGGATTCGAAAAACCAGATAAAGATATGTTCAGGATAATAAAGGATTACAATGATATACTATCCCAATACCCTTTACTGCAGTAA
- a CDS encoding DsrE family protein: MGRFFISIIFILFVYLPVSSEEVEKVVIDFRTGSIEKFEFYLLKGVVNNIQHYRNSLKELKVVVVVHGNGYKFFIKNLDKSPYRDDKELKKRQKEFRERLENLVKFYGVKFEICEAGLKARGISIDNLYPFVKPVYSALKGIVHWQNLGYAYMLFE; this comes from the coding sequence ATGGGCAGGTTTTTTATATCTATTATTTTTATTTTGTTTGTGTATCTGCCTGTTTCCTCAGAAGAAGTTGAAAAAGTTGTCATTGATTTTAGGACAGGAAGTATTGAAAAATTCGAGTTTTACCTCCTTAAAGGTGTTGTAAACAATATTCAGCATTACAGAAACAGCCTGAAAGAACTAAAAGTTGTAGTTGTTGTACATGGAAATGGGTACAAATTTTTCATAAAAAATCTTGACAAATCTCCTTACAGGGATGATAAAGAGTTGAAGAAAAGGCAAAAAGAGTTCAGGGAACGGCTTGAGAATCTTGTAAAGTTCTACGGTGTAAAATTTGAGATATGTGAAGCTGGATTAAAAGCAAGAGGTATTTCAATTGACAACCTTTACCCTTTCGTAAAGCCTGTTTACTCAGCTTTAAAAGGAATAGTTCACTGGCAGAACCTAGGATACGCTTATATGCTATTTGAATAA
- a CDS encoding DsrE family protein: protein MKVLIVFLLVFLFASGEEKGAKLEISESTYPSVKVVYDWNLQGPEAVDKALNYIRNHLKAYSEYAPLEEVEIVIVSHGAEIPVFAKQNEKVFQKTVERLKNFHDSYGIKFYVCYNAARAFGFDKEDFFPFVILTPAGVAKLAALQEEGYRLVPAIVHNFKPVKEKYGKKK, encoded by the coding sequence ATGAAGGTATTGATAGTTTTCCTTCTTGTATTTTTATTCGCTTCTGGAGAAGAAAAAGGAGCAAAACTTGAGATCTCAGAAAGCACTTATCCTTCTGTAAAAGTTGTTTACGACTGGAATCTCCAAGGACCAGAGGCGGTAGATAAAGCTCTCAATTATATAAGGAACCACCTTAAAGCTTACTCAGAGTATGCCCCCCTTGAAGAGGTAGAAATTGTTATTGTAAGTCATGGAGCAGAAATACCTGTCTTTGCCAAGCAAAACGAAAAAGTATTCCAGAAAACAGTAGAAAGGTTGAAAAATTTCCATGATAGTTACGGGATAAAATTTTATGTATGTTATAACGCTGCAAGGGCATTTGGTTTTGATAAAGAAGATTTTTTTCCGTTTGTAATACTTACCCCTGCAGGTGTTGCAAAGCTTGCAGCTTTACAGGAAGAAGGTTACAGATTAGTTCCGGCGATAGTGCATAATTTTAAACCGGTAAAAGAAAAATACGGTAAGAAAAAATGA